The Neobacillus sp. PS3-34 genome has a window encoding:
- the qoxC gene encoding cytochrome aa3 quinol oxidase subunit III encodes MSANVNTSLPLEYQTEQNRMNILGFWIFLGAEIVLFATLFATYSVLKARYAGGPTPHDLFEIKGIMVETLLLLTSSFTCGLAIHEMRRHSRNGLLTWLIITLLLGAGFVGMEINEFIHYVHEGATMQTSAFLSSFFVLLGTHGLHVSMGIGWATMVIIQIFRRGLTPVTARKTFIIGLYWHFLDVVWIFIFTFVYLARMVG; translated from the coding sequence ATGTCGGCTAATGTGAATACTTCCTTGCCGCTCGAATACCAAACCGAGCAGAACCGTATGAACATCCTGGGATTTTGGATTTTCCTTGGCGCTGAAATCGTCCTGTTCGCTACCCTTTTTGCAACGTATTCTGTACTGAAAGCCCGTTATGCTGGAGGTCCTACTCCACATGATTTATTTGAAATAAAAGGGATTATGGTCGAAACCCTTCTACTATTGACATCAAGCTTTACCTGTGGCCTTGCGATCCATGAAATGCGCCGCCACAGCCGTAATGGTTTGTTAACATGGTTAATCATTACCCTTCTGCTTGGCGCAGGCTTTGTAGGAATGGAGATTAATGAGTTTATCCATTATGTACATGAAGGTGCTACCATGCAGACGAGTGCGTTTTTATCCAGCTTCTTCGTTCTGCTCGGTACCCACGGACTTCACGTAAGTATGGGTATTGGCTGGGCTACAATGGTCATTATTCAGATTTTCAGAAGAGGATTAACTCCTGTTACGGCACGTAAGACGTTCATCATCGGGCTGTACTGGCACTTCCTTGACGTTGTCTGGATCTTTATCTTCACATTCGTATATTTAGCAAGGATGGTGGGCTAA
- the qoxD gene encoding cytochrome aa3 quinol oxidase subunit IV, protein MEKQHSKGFPLSHVLGFLLSLVLTFAAVGVALKTDLPVKTIVWIIGSLAIVQAALQLYMFMHMNEGEDKKSNTVNILFAFFIAIVTVAGSIWVMSFGM, encoded by the coding sequence ATGGAAAAACAACATTCAAAAGGCTTTCCACTAAGCCACGTCCTCGGCTTCCTACTATCACTTGTACTAACTTTTGCAGCAGTAGGAGTTGCATTGAAAACTGATTTACCTGTAAAAACAATTGTCTGGATCATCGGCTCGCTTGCCATCGTCCAGGCAGCTCTTCAGCTTTATATGTTCATGCATATGAATGAAGGCGAAGACAAAAAATCAAATACCGTCAATATCCTTTTTGCCTTCTTTATTGCAATAGTTACAGTTGCAGGATCCATCTGGGTCATGTCATTTGGGATGTAG
- a CDS encoding DUF4375 domain-containing protein encodes MRRLEYEDWEQKWNDLYEKLEREGYKNLTPDERLWFNVRSVIDAINSGGISSYYVNKWFENMDDTFEDLEKLNANNVIELLKHVNEKLPTGTLLKDGDEISDIFADLDEQNDDFNDFIEELNDKFADEIEEELELKLDQVVMQLLK; translated from the coding sequence ATGAGAAGATTAGAGTATGAAGACTGGGAACAAAAGTGGAATGACTTATATGAGAAATTAGAACGAGAAGGTTATAAAAATTTAACTCCTGATGAAAGATTATGGTTTAACGTTAGAAGTGTAATAGATGCAATAAATAGTGGTGGAATATCAAGCTACTATGTAAATAAATGGTTTGAAAATATGGATGATACATTTGAAGACTTAGAAAAACTGAATGCGAACAATGTTATTGAATTGTTGAAACATGTAAATGAAAAATTACCTACAGGGACTCTTCTTAAAGATGGAGATGAAATTAGTGATATTTTTGCTGACTTAGATGAACAAAATGATGATTTCAATGATTTTATAGAAGAATTGAATGACAAATTTGCAGATGAAATAGAAGAAGAACTTGAACTTAAATTAGACCAAGTTGTAATGCAATTATTGAAATAA
- a CDS encoding prohibitin family protein produces MNTDIGGTGGRPSPFLTRKRQIFSLVASFIAILILVIGFFTLTEKIEPGYKGVVYSLNGGLKDKVLGQGLQFIWPWEEVTQYPVSTETVYLTKAHTEGSPGDDSFNINTYDGKSVNVDVVYSYKMESSKLPHIFTKFRRQTHEQIQASYLKTQIKTVMQEVSTNYSVLGVYAEKRDEITKEMQRLLTDRLKVDGIIIENFSLSDVRPDKQTLKSLQAIADAQNKQEFLKREQKNKEQEAINAKIEAEGKKKVAIVNAEADAEQTRIRAEAQAKANELLTKSMTPAIIQDNWIKKWNGAQPYVNGGSNSIIQMPADLFKQDTKK; encoded by the coding sequence TTTTTAGTCTGGTGGCTTCTTTTATTGCTATTTTAATACTTGTGATTGGATTTTTTACGCTTACAGAAAAGATTGAGCCCGGATATAAGGGTGTTGTTTACAGCTTAAATGGCGGCTTGAAGGATAAGGTGTTAGGGCAGGGCTTACAGTTCATTTGGCCTTGGGAGGAAGTGACTCAATATCCGGTTTCGACTGAAACGGTTTATTTAACTAAAGCTCACACCGAAGGATCTCCAGGAGATGACTCTTTTAATATAAATACGTATGACGGAAAATCAGTGAATGTCGACGTCGTTTATTCTTATAAAATGGAATCCAGTAAGCTTCCCCATATCTTTACGAAATTTCGCCGGCAGACCCATGAACAAATACAGGCTAGTTACTTAAAAACACAAATAAAGACGGTGATGCAAGAAGTTTCGACTAATTACTCTGTACTGGGTGTTTATGCCGAAAAACGCGATGAAATAACTAAAGAAATGCAGCGTCTTCTTACAGATCGTCTTAAAGTCGACGGCATTATCATTGAGAACTTTTCCTTATCTGATGTGCGCCCCGATAAGCAAACCTTAAAATCACTTCAGGCCATTGCGGATGCCCAAAATAAGCAGGAATTTTTAAAGCGGGAGCAGAAGAACAAGGAACAGGAAGCAATCAACGCGAAGATCGAGGCCGAGGGTAAAAAGAAAGTAGCAATCGTAAATGCCGAAGCGGACGCCGAGCAGACAAGAATCAGGGCCGAGGCTCAGGCTAAAGCTAACGAGCTGCTGACAAAATCAATGACACCCGCGATCATTCAGGATAACTGGATTAAAAAATGGAATGGTGCCCAACCGTATGTGAACGGCGGTTCTAATTCAATTATTCAGATGCCGGCAGATTTGTTTAAACAGGATACGAAAAAGTAA